Part of the Halobacteriovorax vibrionivorans genome, AAAGGAATAAATAATGAGTAATTTACACACAGAGATTTTTGAAAAGAGTAAGAAGATGGTTCCAGGAGGAGTTCACTCACCTGTTCGATCTTTCAAGGGAATGGAGTCAACTCCTAAGTTTTTCAAGAGCGCAAATGGTGCATACTTTACTGATATTGAGGGTAAAGACTATATCGACTTTTGCATGAGCTTTGGTCCCCTCGTTCTTGGACACCAAAATCCAGCAGTAAAAGAAAAATTGACCCAGGCCCTTGGTCGTGGTTGGAGCTACGGAGCTTGTGAGCCATACTCAGTTGACCTTGCTGAATACCTACTTTCTCGTCTACCACACGTTGATCAAATCAGATTTGTGAACTCTGGTACTGAAGCGGTTATGACAGCTTTAAGACTTGCTCGAGGTGTAACAAAGAAAAATAAAATCATTAAATTTAACGGTTGTTACCACGGACACGTTGATGCCATGTTAATTAAAGCAGGTTCAGGTCTTGCTGGAGCAGCAGAGTCATCTTCATTAGGTGTACCAAAAGGTGTAGCTGACGATACTCTAATTCTAGAACTAGAAGATCTTGATGGTGTAAAAAAATGTTTTGAAGACCACAAAGATGAAATTGCAGCAATTATCGTTGAGCCTCTACCAGCTAATAATGGACTTCTTATTCAAGATCAAGAATTCCTACAAGGACTTCGCGATATCACAAAAGCAAATGATGCTCTTTTAATCTTTGATGAAGTTATTTCTGGTTTCCGTGTTGCCTTTGGTGGAATGGCCGAGCTTACAGGAATCACACCAGATATCGTAACTTACGGAAAAGTTATCGGTGGTGGTCTTCCAGTTGGTGCTCTAGCAGCGAAAACAGAGATAATGGAACACCTTGCTCCAGTTGGTGGTGTTTATCAAGCAGGTACTTTAAGTGCCAACCCACTTGCAATGGTTGGAGGGCTTGAGACGCTTAAGCAGATGACAAAGGAAAATTACGAAAAGCTAGAACAAAACACTCTAAGAATTGTAAATATCTTTAAGAAATGGCTAGCTGAGTATAACGATGGACAGTTTTCAAATTATAATATTATCCACCACTCTTCTCTATTTTGGATTGTTCCAGGAGATAAGATAAAGTCAGTTGGTAATATTCCAGGAAATATCGGTGAAGACTTTGTTCCATTATTTGAACTACTATTAGAAAAAGGGATTTATCTCTCACCTAATGCATATGAAGTTGGTTTTGGCTCACTTGCTCACGACGAAGATGTTGCAAAAGACCTCGAAAAGAGACTTTGGAGCTAGTTAGACCTTGGAACTTAAGAAGTCATCATCACCATTTTTCATTGTATCGGCCATCACAAGTGGCCTAATCTTTCTTTTTGGAGTTTGGTGGCTTTATTTAATTTTTAAGCTTAGTGACCGCCTCAGTAGCTTAAATGTTACAGAAGACCTAAATATTGGCTCACTTATAAAATGGGAAGGGACAACCTTTCTAGTGCTAATTCTAGTTCTAGTAGTTTCACATACTCTCCTATTTATACGCGACCAAAGAAAGAATCGATCTATTACGGCTTTTTTTGCAGGTCTTACACATGAGCTTAAAACGCCACTTGCTAGTATCAAGCTTCAATCGGAAGTCATTAAAGACGAAGTTGATGGAATAGAAAACCAAAGATTAGAAAAATTAACGAATCGCCTAATTGAGGATACCATTCGACTTGAGAATCAAATGGATAAAATCCTTCAACTTTCGAGATTAGAAAGAGGTGGAAATCTTAACTTTGTTGATGTGGACATCACTCACTTTATCGCTAATATTGTAAAGTCAGATTACTCTTCAAAACTTAATGTTGAACTAGAAGACGGTGCTGAGGAAGTTAGTGTAAGTGCTGATGAGTTTGCCCTAAGTATTATATTCAAAAATCTTTTAGAAAATACGATTTCACATACGAACTCGAAAGATGTTTCCATAACAATTACTACCCTTGAAGATAAGGCCATTATTACATACCAAGACAAAGGTACTTTTAATGGTGAAATTAACAAACTTGGAAATCTCTTTTATAAACATGAGTCAACAAAAGGCTCTGGAATAGGGCTTTATCTATCAAGAAAGTTAATAAGTCGTATGCATGGAAGTTTAGATATTACGAAGGAGAATGGGCTTATCTTTAAGATATCTCTACCACTTTCAAAAGCCGAGGAAGAAAATGAGTAACTTCGGAAAGATACTAGTCGTAGAAGACGATAATAACCTTGGTGATACTCTTAGTGAGTACTTAGAAGATGTTGGTCATCAATGTAAACTTGCAAAAAATGTCAAAGATGCGAGATATTATTTTGAACAATTTGGCCCAAATATCATTCTTATGGATATTGGTCTACCTGATGGTAATGGAATCGAATTAGCAAAAGAATTTAGAAAAGAAAGAAGAGACTTCATACTTCTTTTCTTGTCTGCCCTTAATGATCCTCAAACGAAGGTTGAAGGATTTGAAGCAGGTGGAGAAGACTATATAACAAAGCCATTTGCTTTAAAAGAGCTAACAATTAGGCTTGATCGTCTTCTTAGCTTTAAAACTACAATTGATTCATTAGATGATGAAATTATTATTGGTGACTTAAAGATTTGGCCAAAAAGATTTGAAGTTCAAGATGGTGAAGGAAAAATAATTAATTTAACGCAAAAAGAATGCGCAATTCTTGAGATTTTATTAAAGAAAAAGAACGAAGCTGTAGAGAGGGATCTTATTATTGAGAAAGTCTGGGGTGAAGACAAGTTCCCTTCTCAACGAACAGTGGATAATTATATTGTTAAACTTAGAAAGTGGGCCGAGAGCGACTCCAAGAACTCCCTAGAGATTCAAAGTGTTCGTGGAATTGGCTATAAATTGATTATTAATAAATAATCAAAAAGGATTAAGAGATGGGATTATTTAACGATCGCAAAAGTGAAAACGGAAAAGAATTTGTACCTGTATGGTTTATGCGTCAAGCTGGACGCTACCACGATCATTACCAAGGAATGAAAAAGAAGAATACTTTTATGGAATTATGCAAGCAACCAGAGCTAGCATGTGAAGTAACAATGGGTCCTATCAATGACTTTAAATTTGATGCGGCCATCTTATTTTCAGATCTACTTTTCCCTCTTGAGCAAATGGGAATGGGACTAAAATATGCACCAGGACCTAAATTAGAAAAGAAACTAGAAACTGTAGCTGATATTAAAGGGCTAAAATTTCTTGATACAGCAGAGAACTTTTATAAATTCCAAGGTGAAGCCTGTACACTTTTAAAAGAGACTCTACCAAATACAACGACTCTTCTAGGATTTGTTGGTGCTCCTTTCACTCTATACACTTATGCTGTTGAAGGATCTCATGCTGGATCACTTTATAGCTCAAAGCTAGGTCTTTATGATGGTCGTTGGGATGCATTTGTCGAGTTACTTATCCCAGAACTTCTTGGTGAGATGCGTGCTCAGGCCCTAGGTGGAGCAGATGCTATGTGCTTATTTGACACTGCTTCTGGTGAGTTAAACTACGAAGATTATACTCAGATCGTTCTTCCTGTACTCAAGAGAGTTACAGCAGAATTCAAAAAAGAATTCCCAAATAAAAAAGTCATCTACTATTCTAAAATGACTCACCTTCGTTATCTACAAGCAATCGAGGACGATAATATTGATGTTCTTGGTGTTGATTGGAGACATGATCTTGGTCATGTTCTAAACACTCTAGGTAACGACTACTATATTCAAGGAAACCTTGAACCAGCATACTTAGGGCTTCCATGGGAAACTCTAGAAAAGAAATGGATGGGGCTTTACGAGTCACTCCAAACGGCCAATGCTCCGATGAATAAATGGATTTGTGGACTTGGACACGGTTGTCTTCAGTGGATTGACCAAGAAAACGTGAGAAAAAGTGTCGAATTAATTCAAAGTAAGTTTCAATACTAATTGTTTGGGCGCATAGCGCCCAAACTCTCCTAATACAAGGCCCTTACAGCTTCTATGTAAGAATATAATAGAATCTATCGCTATTTTAATCAGTTGTTTGGCCATAAACTTGTTTAGTTAATAGATAAAATTGACCAAGGAAGGTTGAATGAAATTTACACAAAAGGTATTAGTAGCAGGACTGTCTCTTTTAACAATTAATTCTTTTGCCCAAGATCTAAACGGGAATCACGAGCATAATTACATTGTAACAGGAAAAGACCTATTCACATCAACTCAGAGTCTACACTCTGAAATGCAACTTGATGTTATTAAAGTTGAAAAAGATCTTGTTATTGCAAAAACAAAAAGAATGGAAGAGCGAGCTGAAATTTCTCACCTTGCCCACGAAGAACATAAAAGATGTGGTGGATACTTCGCATTTCAAACAAAAGAAGAAGCATTAAAATTCGTTAAAGAATCTCAAGAAAATATGAAAGGACAGCAAGACTATAGTTCACTTGTTGCCGACTACACTCTTAACCAAGAAGATCTTGTAAGAGATACTATTTCAAAAGCACAGGAAAGCTCAATTAGAGGTGTTATTGAAAAGATGTCTAGCTTCCATAATCGTTATTATAAGTCAGAAACAGGTGTTCAATCACAACAATGGCTTAAGGATCACTGGACGAGCCTAACGGCACACAGAAATGACATCAGTGTTGAATTCTTTAATCATTCAGGATTCCCTCAACCATCAGTAATTGCAACAATTAAAGGTAAATCAGATGATATTATCGTAATTGGTGGACATGCTGACTCTATTGCTGGTTGGTGGGGACGTACAAATGCTCACGCACCAGGTGCAGATGATAACGCTTCAGGAACAGCAACTGTAACAGAGGTTTTAAAGGTTTTAGCTCAAAGTGGTTATCAACCAGAGAAGACAATTAAATTCATGGCCTATGCAGCAGAAGAAGTTGGACTTCTTGGATCTAAAGATATTGCACAAACTCACAAGCGTGAAGGAAAAAGTGTTGTTGGTGTCATGCAACTTGATATGACAAACTTCAATAACTCTAACGACGATATTACGATTATTACTGACTATACTAATGAAGCACAAAATAACTTCCTAGGATCTCTGATTGATACATATCTTCCAGAATTAACTTGGGGACGTGATACTTGTGGATATGCTTGTTCAGACCATGCTTCGTGGACAGCTCAAGGATTTCCAGCTTCGACACCATTTGAAACTCGTAAGCGTGAAATGAATGGAAGAATTCACACATCACGTGATACTCTAGATTACATGGGTGGAACAGCAGATCATGCACTTAAATTTGCTAAGCTTGCCCTATCATTTGTCATTGAACTTGATAGATAATTTCAGATCTCTCAACTTTAATATAAAAAAAGCCAGCATTAGCTGGCTTTTTTATTACTTAAATTCAATCGATAATGGACAGTGATCACTTCCCATTACATCTGGCTGATGCCAACAATTCTCTACTCTTGAAACAAATTCATCAGTTGACCAAAAGTAATCAATACGCCAACCAACATTTCGTTCACGACAATTGCTTCGATAAGTCCACCAAGTATAGTGGCCATTTTCTTCTGGAGAAGTGAATTCACGGAAAAGATCAGTAAAGCCTTGGGCCTTAAACTCATCCATCCATTCACGCTCAATAGGAAGAAAACCTGTCGTCTTCTTATTTGTTTTTGGATTAGCAAGATCATTTTCAGTATGAGCAGTGTTGTAGTCACCACAGATCACAACTTCTTTCTTTGTCTTCTTCTTAAGCTTTAAAGCTTTATCTGCAACAGCACGACAGAAGTCCATCTTATATGGAACTCTTGCGTGATCTCTTTGTCCATTTGGGAAGTAACAATTAAAGAGGATATAATCATCAAATTCTGAAATGATGGTACGTCCTTCACAATCAAACTCAGGTATTCCAAGTCCAACCGTGTGCTTAACATTGATTCCTTTGCGTACCCAAGTGGCCACACCTGAATATCCCTTTCTTTCCGCAGGTGCTATTAACACTTCGTGATTATCAGGATTATTTAGGCGATCACTTAATTGCTCAGGTAGTGCCTTTGTCTCTTGGAGACAAATTACATCTGAATCATCTTCTAAATAC contains:
- a CDS encoding glutamate-1-semialdehyde 2,1-aminomutase; translated protein: MSNLHTEIFEKSKKMVPGGVHSPVRSFKGMESTPKFFKSANGAYFTDIEGKDYIDFCMSFGPLVLGHQNPAVKEKLTQALGRGWSYGACEPYSVDLAEYLLSRLPHVDQIRFVNSGTEAVMTALRLARGVTKKNKIIKFNGCYHGHVDAMLIKAGSGLAGAAESSSLGVPKGVADDTLILELEDLDGVKKCFEDHKDEIAAIIVEPLPANNGLLIQDQEFLQGLRDITKANDALLIFDEVISGFRVAFGGMAELTGITPDIVTYGKVIGGGLPVGALAAKTEIMEHLAPVGGVYQAGTLSANPLAMVGGLETLKQMTKENYEKLEQNTLRIVNIFKKWLAEYNDGQFSNYNIIHHSSLFWIVPGDKIKSVGNIPGNIGEDFVPLFELLLEKGIYLSPNAYEVGFGSLAHDEDVAKDLEKRLWS
- a CDS encoding sensor histidine kinase: MELKKSSSPFFIVSAITSGLIFLFGVWWLYLIFKLSDRLSSLNVTEDLNIGSLIKWEGTTFLVLILVLVVSHTLLFIRDQRKNRSITAFFAGLTHELKTPLASIKLQSEVIKDEVDGIENQRLEKLTNRLIEDTIRLENQMDKILQLSRLERGGNLNFVDVDITHFIANIVKSDYSSKLNVELEDGAEEVSVSADEFALSIIFKNLLENTISHTNSKDVSITITTLEDKAIITYQDKGTFNGEINKLGNLFYKHESTKGSGIGLYLSRKLISRMHGSLDITKENGLIFKISLPLSKAEEENE
- a CDS encoding response regulator transcription factor; this encodes MSNFGKILVVEDDNNLGDTLSEYLEDVGHQCKLAKNVKDARYYFEQFGPNIILMDIGLPDGNGIELAKEFRKERRDFILLFLSALNDPQTKVEGFEAGGEDYITKPFALKELTIRLDRLLSFKTTIDSLDDEIIIGDLKIWPKRFEVQDGEGKIINLTQKECAILEILLKKKNEAVERDLIIEKVWGEDKFPSQRTVDNYIVKLRKWAESDSKNSLEIQSVRGIGYKLIINK
- a CDS encoding uroporphyrinogen decarboxylase family protein; the encoded protein is MGLFNDRKSENGKEFVPVWFMRQAGRYHDHYQGMKKKNTFMELCKQPELACEVTMGPINDFKFDAAILFSDLLFPLEQMGMGLKYAPGPKLEKKLETVADIKGLKFLDTAENFYKFQGEACTLLKETLPNTTTLLGFVGAPFTLYTYAVEGSHAGSLYSSKLGLYDGRWDAFVELLIPELLGEMRAQALGGADAMCLFDTASGELNYEDYTQIVLPVLKRVTAEFKKEFPNKKVIYYSKMTHLRYLQAIEDDNIDVLGVDWRHDLGHVLNTLGNDYYIQGNLEPAYLGLPWETLEKKWMGLYESLQTANAPMNKWICGLGHGCLQWIDQENVRKSVELIQSKFQY
- a CDS encoding M20/M25/M40 family metallo-hydrolase, which codes for MKFTQKVLVAGLSLLTINSFAQDLNGNHEHNYIVTGKDLFTSTQSLHSEMQLDVIKVEKDLVIAKTKRMEERAEISHLAHEEHKRCGGYFAFQTKEEALKFVKESQENMKGQQDYSSLVADYTLNQEDLVRDTISKAQESSIRGVIEKMSSFHNRYYKSETGVQSQQWLKDHWTSLTAHRNDISVEFFNHSGFPQPSVIATIKGKSDDIIVIGGHADSIAGWWGRTNAHAPGADDNASGTATVTEVLKVLAQSGYQPEKTIKFMAYAAEEVGLLGSKDIAQTHKREGKSVVGVMQLDMTNFNNSNDDITIITDYTNEAQNNFLGSLIDTYLPELTWGRDTCGYACSDHASWTAQGFPASTPFETRKREMNGRIHTSRDTLDYMGGTADHALKFAKLALSFVIELDR
- a CDS encoding exodeoxyribonuclease III, which gives rise to MTKISSWNVAGLRACEKKGFYDWYLEDDSDVICLQETKALPEQLSDRLNNPDNHEVLIAPAERKGYSGVATWVRKGINVKHTVGLGIPEFDCEGRTIISEFDDYILFNCYFPNGQRDHARVPYKMDFCRAVADKALKLKKKTKKEVVICGDYNTAHTENDLANPKTNKKTTGFLPIEREWMDEFKAQGFTDLFREFTSPEENGHYTWWTYRSNCRERNVGWRIDYFWSTDEFVSRVENCWHQPDVMGSDHCPLSIEFK